A region of the Ischnura elegans chromosome 11, ioIscEleg1.1, whole genome shotgun sequence genome:
tttatttaatgtatgAGGTAgctattttgagaaaataacctAAGTTAGAAATAGtcattgaagtaaaattacaccaaatattttattcaaatgaattttgtcTGGAACAAAATGTTACACCATGAAATGTGCTTTTTAAATCATACATACATCACATTTGCACTTAACTGAAATTATGTATGAGATGCTATTGATTTTGTGAACCCACATGAATAGTGCCTTTAACTCCAGTACATCGCTGTGTGGCAACCAAATGAATCCTAAGATTAGGAAATAGTTAATCAGCCTCCCATAGCAATTCATGTGaccaaattaaatgaaattggcacgtaaaaaaaagttttttccatCTGGCTATGCTCAGACTGCCTTTTGTagtgttttaaaattaaagtaacagaagcaggcgttatgtagtggaatgacattctaagttttttaaaaaataacacgaagatggcaatattccacaagtttattgtccgtgcaacgcgtttcgaccgttaggtcattatcaagtacaatgacccaatgttgtacttgataatgacctaacggtcgaaacgcgttgtacggacaataaacttgtggaatattgccatcttcgtgttatttttaaaaaaaacttgttttaaaattgtttgctttgCCAACAATTATTTGCCGTTGATGAGCATTTGAACCTTGTTTTATTGCATCTTGTATTTTAATTGTGCTCATTATTAATGTTTGATAACTAGTATTGCAATTGCCATGAATAAAGCCTTTGTTTCTTATTTTGTAGGTGCATTGGAGTCCATGGGCATAAGGAATGGATCTTAAAAGCTGCTGCGTTTCAACAACAGTactatatggaaaaaaaatcatggctaaGCTTTActggaaaaagagaaatattggaggaagaaataaaagcTCTATTTGTTGATCATACTTTTACCAATAACGTTGAAAAGCTCATGGATGTGATTTATAAACAGGTATATGGCTTTTCTAAGTTTCGTTTGCAAATTTTAGAGccgaagaataaaaataataaacttgtaTTATTTCTTGTGCGGCATAACGGTAATCAGAGTTTAATTGATCAAGAGGGGTATGTATATCTTCGCCTGTTAGATGTTAGCTTTCAAAAGCAGTTTCATTATCatcctgaaataattttaaaagttcatGATTTTGAGGGATTATGTCTAGAATTGGCAATAAGGTTACATGGTGAAGAATATGACATCACCAGACTGGGTCTAATGATATACGTAAAGCTTGGCTTACATTCACAATTTGCTGGAAATTCACTAATCAATATAGGGAAAAAAGGTGATTATTGCATTCATTTTCCAGTTGTCCGAATAGCAAGACATGGAAATGAGAGTGTGTGTAAACGGTCTATATTTTATGTGGACCACATTGGTAGAGTATACTGGGATTGGGAAGACTTCCTTcgcaaaaatatttatcctgaatggATTATGTGCTATCCCCGCAATGGCGTCTACCAAGCTAATCTAGAAGGTGACGTATTGTTAGATGTCAAATGGTCACCTGCTAAAGGGAATGTCATGAATGCACTTGATGTTATAGGACCATGTATTGCGTTAGGATCCCTGGCGCTTGGTGGCGGTGTCTTAGCGGCCACAGGTGTGGCCATTGCATCTGGGTGTTCTCTTGTTGTGGGAGGCAGTCAGTTAGTCGATCGCTGGAAGCATGGACAAAGTATAACAAATCATGAGGCTGCTGGGGGATGGCTGAATTTTGTTGGAGGACTTGCTGGCGTCGCCAGTGGGCCATTGAAGTTGGCTCAGGGACTGAAAACTGGAGGGAAGATGGCGAAAGGAATTCAGGTggccacaaaaatttcaaatgcggCACCTAGTATCACTGCTGGTGGGAAAACCATTGGTGGTATTGAGAAAGTAATTGCAATACAGAGGTGTTTCAGGGGAGTAAAATATACTCTGCATGATGTTCATGCTGTATTTTCTTATGTGAAAGTCAAATGCATTGAATTgaagaattttgtcattgagatcAGTTTCAAAGttaaggagttttttttaaaactGTGGTGCACGTATTTCCCATTGGTTGAACACTGTGAGGTTGCTAATGGTATATCGAGTGTTATGTCAGCATCAAAAAATTTGGAAACAAATGTGGGTGATTTCAAAGATGAAAACGATTTCTACAGCATTGCCaacttaatatttgaaattaaggCTTTGAAGTTGAAAAGTATGGAAAAAGAATATCAAGAGCACAAAAAAAGGGCACAAGAAAGTTTAGGAAGTGGCTTTGATGAATCACTTTTTGACAAAGAATGGGGTATAAATGTTGGTGAtgacaggaaaaaaaaatttttagagaAAGTGAATTCTGAAATATCTGAGGGAGAAGTCATTGAGTGTCATGAAAAGTACACTAATGAAATCTCAATACTAAATCATGGGTTTGATGttgtaaaattttcaaccgaTAAGGCAGCTATCAGAAGTTACCTAATTTTTCATTGTGTGAATAGAGATGTCACCCCTAAAGAGTTTTTCTCTATGATAACAAACATAGGAACAGAAGtttctaattttgtgaaaattgatGAGTGTGGACGTACAAAATCTACAAcatattatgatgataaaattccATTAGTCGTAAAAATTTCAGATATCAATGGCAAGCCTTTTGTAGATTTTGCTCGTGTTGAGGAATATATAGATGAGTCAAAAAATTAGCCAAACCATTtacagtggcagaaaaaattaGCACAGCCAAGAGTTAAGGCCtatttacatggtacattaacccgGATACGAGTAAATGTCTAATGGTATTAACGTgcgaatgaacacgaaaatgtaccgtgtaactacttaacttaggcaaatgcatgc
Encoded here:
- the LOC124167825 gene encoding uncharacterized protein LOC124167825 — translated: MDSHIRCIGVHGHKEWILKAAAFQQQYYMEKKSWLSFTGKREILEEEIKALFVDHTFTNNVEKLMDVIYKQVYGFSKFRLQILEPKNKNNKLVLFLVRHNGNQSLIDQEGYVYLRLLDVSFQKQFHYHPEIILKVHDFEGLCLELAIRLHGEEYDITRLGLMIYVKLGLHSQFAGNSLINIGKKGDYCIHFPVVRIARHGNESVCKRSIFYVDHIGRVYWDWEDFLRKNIYPEWIMCYPRNGVYQANLEGDVLLDVKWSPAKGNVMNALDVIGPCIALGSLALGGGVLAATGVAIASGCSLVVGGSQLVDRWKHGQSITNHEAAGGWLNFVGGLAGVASGPLKLAQGLKTGGKMAKGIQVATKISNAAPSITAGGKTIGGIEKVIAIQRCFRGVKYTLHDVHAVFSYVKVKCIELKNFVIEISFKVKEFFLKLWCTYFPLVEHCEVANGISSVMSASKNLETNVGDFKDENDFYSIANLIFEIKALKLKSMEKEYQEHKKRAQESLGSGFDESLFDKEWGINVGDDRKKKFLEKVNSEISEGEVIECHEKYTNEISILNHGFDVVKFSTDKAAIRSYLIFHCVNRDVTPKEFFSMITNIGTEVSNFVKIDECGRTKSTTYYDDKIPLVVKISDINGKPFVDFARVEEYIDESKN